A stretch of Ammospiza caudacuta isolate bAmmCau1 chromosome 18, bAmmCau1.pri, whole genome shotgun sequence DNA encodes these proteins:
- the PISD gene encoding phosphatidylserine decarboxylase proenzyme, mitochondrial isoform X2 → MCQSNTLQGPELHTGKWLQFPQLALRRRLGQLSCMSRPALKLRSWPLTILYYLLPFGALKPLTRVGWRPMSRVALYKSVPTRLLSRAWGRLNQVELPTWLRKPVYSLYIWTFGVNMKEAAVEDLHHYRNLSEFFRRKLKPQARPVCCVHSVISPSDGKILNFGQVKNCEVEQVKGVTYSLESFLGPRISTEEMHFSQAPPGNSFQKQLVTKEGNELYHCVIYLAPGDYHCFHSPTDWTVSHRRHFPGSLMSVNPGVARWIKELFCHNERVVLTGDWKHGFFSLTAVGATNVGSIRIYFDQDLHTNSPSYSKGSYNDFSFISNNNKEGIPMRKGEHLGEFNLGSTIVLIFEAPKDFRFNLKAGQKIRFGEALGSL, encoded by the exons ATGTGTCAGTCAAACACCCTGCAGGGaccagagctgcacacagggAAATG GTTGCAATTCCCCCAGCTGGCCCTGAGGCGAAGGTTGGGCCAGCTGAGCTGTATGTCTAGGCCTGCTCTGAAACTCCGTTCTTGGCCTCTGACTATTCTCTATTACCTTCTGCCTTTCGGTGCTCTTAAACCCTTGACCAGAGTGGGATGGAGGCCTATGAGCAGG GTTGCCCTGTACAAGTCGGTCCCCACGCGGCTTCTCTCGCGAGCCTGGGGCCGCCTGAACCAGGTGGAGCTGCCCACGTGGCTGAGGAAGCCGGTGTACAGCCTGTACATCTGGACCTTTGGGGTGAACATGAAGGAGGCAGCTGTGGAGGATCTGCACCACTACAGGAACCTCAGCGAGTTCTTCCGCAGGAAGCTGAAACCGCAGGCGCGGCCGGTGTGCTGCGTGCACAGCGTG ATTAGTCCCTCTGATGGAAAGATCCTTAATTTCGGACAGGTAAAAAATTGTGAAGTGGAGCAAGTAAAAGGGGTTACTTATTCTCTGGAATCTTTCTTAGGACCTCGCATCTCCACAGAGGAAATGCATTTTAGCCAGG CCCCACCTGGTAACTCTTTTCAGAAACAACTGGTCACAAAGGAGGGGAATGAGCTCTACCACTGTGTAATTTACCTTGCACCAGGGGATTATCACTGCTTCCACTCGCCCACAGACTGGACGGTGTCACACCGACGGCACTTCCCAG GCTCTCTGATGTCTGTCAATCCTGGAGTAGCTCGCTGGATCAAGGAGCTGTTCTGCCACAATGAACGGGTTGTCCTTACAGGTGACTGGAAACATGGCTTCTTCTCACTAACAGCTGTAGGAGCAACAAACGTGGGCTCCATCCGCATCTACTTTGACCAG GACTTGCACACGAACAGTCCAAGTTACTCTAAAGGTTCCTACAATGACTTCAGCTTCATATCCAACAACAATAAGGAGGGAATCCCCATGAGGAAAGGGGAACATTTAGGGGAATTTAACTTAGGCTCTACAATTGTACTAATCTTTGAGGCACCCAAGGACTTCAGATTCAACCTCAAGGCTGGACAGAAAATCCGCTTTGGAGAAGCACTGGGCTCTCTATAG
- the PISD gene encoding phosphatidylserine decarboxylase proenzyme, mitochondrial isoform X1: MVRCYKALSNPPPSCYNLRKVKIHVRRLRSGNGGSSSCAGDQHPQLESPGPAGSAGGTPSRRTRFRLQFPQLALRRRLGQLSCMSRPALKLRSWPLTILYYLLPFGALKPLTRVGWRPMSRVALYKSVPTRLLSRAWGRLNQVELPTWLRKPVYSLYIWTFGVNMKEAAVEDLHHYRNLSEFFRRKLKPQARPVCCVHSVISPSDGKILNFGQVKNCEVEQVKGVTYSLESFLGPRISTEEMHFSQAPPGNSFQKQLVTKEGNELYHCVIYLAPGDYHCFHSPTDWTVSHRRHFPGSLMSVNPGVARWIKELFCHNERVVLTGDWKHGFFSLTAVGATNVGSIRIYFDQDLHTNSPSYSKGSYNDFSFISNNNKEGIPMRKGEHLGEFNLGSTIVLIFEAPKDFRFNLKAGQKIRFGEALGSL, from the exons ATGGTGAGATGCTACAAAGCTTTATCTAACCCTCCACCCTCTTGCTACAACCTCCGCAAAGTTAAAATTCATGTCCGGAGGCTGCGTTCAGGGaacggcggcagcagcagctgtgccggggaccagcacccacagctggaGAGTCCAGgcccagctggctctgctggtgGGACACCAAGTAGGAGAACTCGTTTCAG GTTGCAATTCCCCCAGCTGGCCCTGAGGCGAAGGTTGGGCCAGCTGAGCTGTATGTCTAGGCCTGCTCTGAAACTCCGTTCTTGGCCTCTGACTATTCTCTATTACCTTCTGCCTTTCGGTGCTCTTAAACCCTTGACCAGAGTGGGATGGAGGCCTATGAGCAGG GTTGCCCTGTACAAGTCGGTCCCCACGCGGCTTCTCTCGCGAGCCTGGGGCCGCCTGAACCAGGTGGAGCTGCCCACGTGGCTGAGGAAGCCGGTGTACAGCCTGTACATCTGGACCTTTGGGGTGAACATGAAGGAGGCAGCTGTGGAGGATCTGCACCACTACAGGAACCTCAGCGAGTTCTTCCGCAGGAAGCTGAAACCGCAGGCGCGGCCGGTGTGCTGCGTGCACAGCGTG ATTAGTCCCTCTGATGGAAAGATCCTTAATTTCGGACAGGTAAAAAATTGTGAAGTGGAGCAAGTAAAAGGGGTTACTTATTCTCTGGAATCTTTCTTAGGACCTCGCATCTCCACAGAGGAAATGCATTTTAGCCAGG CCCCACCTGGTAACTCTTTTCAGAAACAACTGGTCACAAAGGAGGGGAATGAGCTCTACCACTGTGTAATTTACCTTGCACCAGGGGATTATCACTGCTTCCACTCGCCCACAGACTGGACGGTGTCACACCGACGGCACTTCCCAG GCTCTCTGATGTCTGTCAATCCTGGAGTAGCTCGCTGGATCAAGGAGCTGTTCTGCCACAATGAACGGGTTGTCCTTACAGGTGACTGGAAACATGGCTTCTTCTCACTAACAGCTGTAGGAGCAACAAACGTGGGCTCCATCCGCATCTACTTTGACCAG GACTTGCACACGAACAGTCCAAGTTACTCTAAAGGTTCCTACAATGACTTCAGCTTCATATCCAACAACAATAAGGAGGGAATCCCCATGAGGAAAGGGGAACATTTAGGGGAATTTAACTTAGGCTCTACAATTGTACTAATCTTTGAGGCACCCAAGGACTTCAGATTCAACCTCAAGGCTGGACAGAAAATCCGCTTTGGAGAAGCACTGGGCTCTCTATAG